The Nitrospirota bacterium genome includes the window CTGCAAAGCCCTTTCCATGTTCTCCGGCTCGTGCTGCCTCAATTGCCGCATTAAGTGCTAACAAATTCGTTTGACGCGCGATTTCCTCTATAATAGATATTTTACTTGCAATCTCTCTCATAGCAACGACCGCCTCGTCAACAGCCTTTCCGCTTTCAAGAGCATCCTGTGACGCTTTTCCTGACATCCGCTCTGTCTGGTGGGCGTTGTCAGCGTTTTGTTTAATATTAGAGGCCATCTCCTCCATTGATGAGGAGACCTCTTCAACTGAAGCCGCCTGCTCCGTAGCACCCTGGGAGACAGTGTTGGATGTCCCGCTTAACTCCATACTGCCAGAGGATACATTCTCTGCTGATGCACTTACATCTTCTATAACTCCTTTTAGCTTTTCCACCATTGTGTCCATTGCTGTCAGCAATAGTCCTGTTTCATCCTTACCGGTAACATCTATGGTTAATGTTAGATCACCATCAGCTAAACTATTAGCAACATTTACAGCCTTGTTTATAGGTTTTATGATACTACTGATTATCCACCATGCAAATGCAAGCGAAAGTAGCAGACACAATATCACGGCAGTTATTGATAACGTACGGGAATTAGAATAAGTTTTCTCATTTTCCGCCTCCAATTCTTTTGCCACACGTTTTTGCAGTTTTACCAAATCGTCAACACTTGCTTTAGCCTGAGCGTAGAGAGGTAACACGGTTTTAACGACAAACAGGTTGGCATCATTAAATTTCCCCTCTTTTAGAAATGTTGCACAAGGCTTTAACCCCTCATTTACAAATTTAGTCCTGGTTTCTAAAAACTTCTTTGCCAGTTCGCTTTCCTCTGGAGTTAAGTTTGTAGCCATATAATCTTTCCAAATTTTAGAAATATCCTCAATATTTGCATCTACTTTATCTGTATGTTTAGTTATGGGGTGGTCGGCGTTATGAACCTTGCTCACCTCTATGTTAGGGTCGTGAAACGAGGCAAGAAGCAACTGCTGTACATTTTCACGCATCTTGTCATTTATTACAGCTAACTGCTCAAGAGGTACCATTCGGTCAGCGTACAGGTTGTCGAAATTAGCTTTTATGCTCTTTGATGAAGTTATCCCTAATACACTGAGAACAATAATTATTACCGACATGAAACCCACAAGCAAATACAGCCTGGTACTGATTCTTAGATTTTTAAACATTTACTCCCTCCATAAGATAATCTTTACGTTATATTTGCACCTACCCTTTTCAGTTTGAAACATCTTCTAAACAACAATTGTTTCACTTTCTATCGCCTCAAAAATGCTAACATTTCTGTTTAACCATTTGCAAATTATTCATTAAAAAATTTTTTCTTTTTTATCATTGTTCTGATATACTACAGATTCGATGGATATTTCTCACAAAATGTATACGGATTTTGGCAACTTAAGAAATCCTGCATATTTTAATGTCAGCTAAACGTGAATTTTTGATACAACCAGCTAAGAGATTCTTAGCGGATGTAAAAAACAACAGATATATGCTCTGGTGCCTCGTTGTGAGAGACTTTAAAAGCCGCTACACTGGGTCATTTATAGGGTTTTTCTGGGCGGTCATTCAACCCATTGTTACTGTTATTACATACACTTTTGTGTTTTCTTTTGTCCTAAAGGTTAGGTTAGGGCCTGCTGCAGGGTCACAGAATTTTGTCTTGTGGCTTCTCTGCGGATTATCTCCCTGGTTGTTTTTTTCTGAAAACCTCATACGCTCTGTCGGCATTCTTAGTGAAAACAAAAATTTAATAACTAAAAGCCTTTTCCCCTCAGAACTATTACCCTTTAGCATACTGCTTTCCAATCTTGTTAATCACCTCATAATGGGAGTTATAATTGTAATAGCCGTCCTGATTTATCAAAAAAACATTACCTTGCTGTTTTTTTATTTTCCGGTTTATCTTTTTTTCCTGAGTCTCGCCTCTTTGGGAATCAGTTGGCTTATATCAAGCATTAACGTTTATGTCAAAGATATTGGACAGATTATCATCGTGCTAATTAACCTTTGGTTTTTTTATACCCCTATCGTATATGAGCCGTCTATGGTGCCGGCTAATATGCAGTTTTTTTTGAAACTGAACCCTATGTACTTTGTAGTGGATGGTTATCGCCTAGCATTTCTTGGTTTAGAGCATCCGCAATGGAAAGGTATGCTTGTTGTTGGAGTGACAAGTGTTTTTATTACTATTTTGGGAGCTCTTGTGTTTAAACGCCTGAAACTTGATTTTGCTGAATTACTGTAGGGACGACAGTGCATGGATAAAGCAATATCTGTCATAAATATCAGCAAAAAATACAGGATTTTTTCATCTCCGCGTGACAGACTAAAAGAAATGTTTCATCCTTTTGGGAAAAAATACCATCATGAGTTTTGGTCTTTAAAAAATGTTTCTTTTGATGTGCAACGTGGAGAGGCGGTAGGAATTTTAGGTAGAAACGGCTCAGGTAAAAGCACACTTCTTCAGATAATTTGCAGTATTATAAGACCTACTGAGGGACAGGTACAGGCTAACGGACGAATCTCAGCACTGCTGGAGCTTGGTGCCGGATTTAACCCGGAGTTTTCAGGCCGGGCTAATGTGTATATGAACGGCGCTCTAATGGGCTTTAATAAAGCTGAGATGGATGAGCGGATAGAGAGTATCGAAAAGTATGCAGACATCGGCGAATTCATTGACCAACCCATGAAAATATACTCAAGCGGTATGTTTATACGTGTTGCATTTGCATGTGCAGTTAATGTTAAACCGGATATTTTGGTTGTAGATGAGGCACTTGGAGTTGGCGACATATTTTTTCAACAAAAATGCATGAAAACTATAAGGGAAATAATTGGAAATGGCACTACCTGTCTCTTTGTATCCCATGATCTTGAGTCAATTAGAAAGCTCTGTGACAGGGCAGTGCTGCTAAAAAACGGAGAGGTGGACTACATAGGGCAATCTGTTGAAGCAGTAAGCCGGTATGCTGGATCCTTTGACCAAAAACGCTCTGTTAAGAAACGCTCTGTCAAACCTGTCTCTCAATCATCACCTGGACTTATGAGCCATGACGAGATTATTGCCCACAATGTTATCCCAGCAGGTGCACCGCGTCACGGTACAGGTGGCGGTGCTGAAATAATTGCCCTCCGGGTTACAAACTCTGACGGACTTGATACACTTCATGTGGACATGATGCAGTCGCTTATGTTTAACTTTTTGATTCGAATCAAGGAGCCGGTAACTGATATAAATGTAGCCGTTACACTGTTTGACAGGATGGCAAATTTCATCTTTGGTGGAGGGCCAAGACAGCTTGGAATGCGGCTTCCTGATATGGATCGCGGCGCTGTCTGTGTTGTTTGCATTGATATACAATTTACAATAAAACCTGGAGAATACACCTTTGGCGCTGGAATATCAGAACCGACTTACAACTTTATTGATGAGGCATTCAGCCACGACAGAGTGGATTCCCTGGGACCTATCACAGTAACGCAGGATCCCTCCGAAATGCTCCCCTTTCACGGTCTCACTAAGCTTCCGTTAAAGGTTTGGTTTTCTAAACCCTCTAACTCATCAAATGTGCAATTAGCCAGCACTGATAACACAAATGGTGAGGCGCCATTAACTGCTACAAATCCTGAGTTTGCATCAACCATTTCTGAACTATTTAAGAAATATCGCCCTAAAAAAATAATTGAAACCGGTACATATCTCGGCCATG containing:
- a CDS encoding methyl-accepting chemotaxis protein, translating into MFKNLRISTRLYLLVGFMSVIIIVLSVLGITSSKSIKANFDNLYADRMVPLEQLAVINDKMRENVQQLLLASFHDPNIEVSKVHNADHPITKHTDKVDANIEDISKIWKDYMATNLTPEESELAKKFLETRTKFVNEGLKPCATFLKEGKFNDANLFVVKTVLPLYAQAKASVDDLVKLQKRVAKELEAENEKTYSNSRTLSITAVILCLLLSLAFAWWIISSIIKPINKAVNVANSLADGDLTLTIDVTGKDETGLLLTAMDTMVEKLKGVIEDVSASAENVSSGSMELSGTSNTVSQGATEQAASVEEVSSSMEEMASNIKQNADNAHQTERMSGKASQDALESGKAVDEAVVAMREIASKISIIEEIARQTNLLALNAAIEAARAGEHGKGFA
- a CDS encoding ATP-binding cassette domain-containing protein, with amino-acid sequence MDKAISVINISKKYRIFSSPRDRLKEMFHPFGKKYHHEFWSLKNVSFDVQRGEAVGILGRNGSGKSTLLQIICSIIRPTEGQVQANGRISALLELGAGFNPEFSGRANVYMNGALMGFNKAEMDERIESIEKYADIGEFIDQPMKIYSSGMFIRVAFACAVNVKPDILVVDEALGVGDIFFQQKCMKTIREIIGNGTTCLFVSHDLESIRKLCDRAVLLKNGEVDYIGQSVEAVSRYAGSFDQKRSVKKRSVKPVSQSSPGLMSHDEIIAHNVIPAGAPRHGTGGGAEIIALRVTNSDGLDTLHVDMMQSLMFNFLIRIKEPVTDINVAVTLFDRMANFIFGGGPRQLGMRLPDMDRGAVCVVCIDIQFTIKPGEYTFGAGISEPTYNFIDEAFSHDRVDSLGPITVTQDPSEMLPFHGLTKLPLKVWFSKPSNSSNVQLASTDNTNGEAPLTATNPEFASTISELFKKYRPKKIIETGTYLGHGSTSIIASAIKETGLDDAVFYSIEINPDYYKAAIQHLTDNSLIDKVKLLNGLSVPRVSLLTKDEIEDKFVRNLHYSGIFVDYTESQRAERYFKETNFPDLTDDLLGKCLTEFSYMPNLVLLDTAAHIGYVEFEYLIKRLLATCVIILCDCFHVKHYSSYLYMKTDPRFEFIKVSEDGFGFCVVVFTP
- a CDS encoding ABC transporter permease, which translates into the protein MSAKREFLIQPAKRFLADVKNNRYMLWCLVVRDFKSRYTGSFIGFFWAVIQPIVTVITYTFVFSFVLKVRLGPAAGSQNFVLWLLCGLSPWLFFSENLIRSVGILSENKNLITKSLFPSELLPFSILLSNLVNHLIMGVIIVIAVLIYQKNITLLFFYFPVYLFFLSLASLGISWLISSINVYVKDIGQIIIVLINLWFFYTPIVYEPSMVPANMQFFLKLNPMYFVVDGYRLAFLGLEHPQWKGMLVVGVTSVFITILGALVFKRLKLDFAELL